The proteins below come from a single Cylindrospermopsis raciborskii Cr2010 genomic window:
- a CDS encoding PRC-barrel domain-containing protein, which translates to MTSEQTIRRSDILNTQVITRDNGKRLGIVSQVWVDIDQREVVAFGLRDSLISISSLPRQMYLSSINQIGDVILVDNEDVIEEIDVEALSNLINWEVITETGEVLGRVRSFKFNGESGKISSIVIASLGLPQIPEQLLSTYEISIDEVVSTGPNRLIVFEGAEERVNQLSVGVLERLGIGKAPWERDSEEEYGYSAPRAVSPANQLPSGVPLEPPKPKIRTPQPIAREQEEWSPDYVEEEIRPQREVMQARAYESIQYEEEEDNWSETTDKDAYQTPASPKPTSQPYSKTYGQQYEDDEDLEGDAWLDVPKPVNIPKKVKEKQVEYEEES; encoded by the coding sequence ATGACCTCCGAACAGACAATTAGACGTTCCGATATATTAAATACCCAAGTCATCACCCGCGATAACGGCAAAAGGTTAGGTATCGTGAGTCAGGTGTGGGTAGACATTGACCAAAGAGAGGTTGTGGCCTTTGGATTACGAGATAGCCTGATTTCTATTTCTAGTCTACCTCGCCAAATGTATCTCAGTAGTATCAACCAGATCGGTGATGTGATTTTGGTTGATAATGAAGATGTCATTGAGGAGATTGACGTAGAAGCTCTCAGTAACTTGATTAACTGGGAAGTGATTACAGAAACTGGAGAAGTATTAGGTAGGGTAAGAAGCTTTAAGTTCAATGGTGAAAGTGGTAAAATATCCTCTATAGTTATCGCTTCCCTGGGATTACCCCAAATTCCAGAACAACTGTTAAGTACCTACGAAATTTCTATAGATGAAGTAGTCAGCACCGGGCCCAATAGACTGATTGTATTTGAGGGTGCGGAAGAAAGAGTTAACCAGTTGAGCGTGGGAGTTTTAGAACGTTTAGGTATTGGTAAAGCACCCTGGGAAAGAGACTCGGAGGAGGAATATGGTTATTCTGCACCGCGAGCTGTTTCTCCTGCTAACCAATTACCTAGTGGAGTACCGTTGGAACCACCTAAACCTAAGATTCGCACTCCCCAACCGATAGCGCGAGAACAAGAAGAGTGGAGTCCAGACTATGTAGAAGAGGAAATCAGACCTCAGCGCGAGGTTATGCAAGCCCGTGCCTACGAGTCTATACAATACGAGGAGGAAGAAGATAATTGGAGCGAAACAACTGACAAAGACGCCTATCAAACACCAGCTAGTCCAAAACCCACATCCCAACCTTACAGTAAAACCTATGGTCAACAGTATGAGGATGATGAGGACTTAGAAGGTGATGCTTGGTTAGATGTACCTAAACCGGTGAACATTCCCAAGAAGGTTAAGGAAAAACAGGTGGAATACGAGGAAGAAAGCTGA
- a CDS encoding acetate and sugar kinases/Hsc70/actin family protein, whose translation MNNFELDTYLNRLSQKLSEKLNEDSNKRFPGWLAVDFGTSNSTVTMFDPIEVPIAETLPREQEVRLRQRLGEWLNSPPHLALPDIGGNEWEKFLVNLGRNLEIPPETIGEIFENDHKDKFLEALRQIELCLGNSERFRRAVSKKLYQIYHEVFRVPTLESQNLIPVVLDFNRRQTEIPSEIEICKIQPLKLQMGRAARDNRKKAIAQGTINSLKDIISRFHHSPKRYFGQNRTFPVVINEGEKNDLENNNIEVHQLIQAAWGHLIELTEDYRQRAGRRFSQGDFLTAVVTYPTVAPPVVRKEIKALVEELGLDDVQTAYDEAVSVAIFFLWREFGGNLNIGIESFKTRCRQEKNNWSQNVLVLDIGGGTTDLALIKLTLEDKTPVFANSEDRGLGGRYYKLTPKLLGSSGHLQLGGELITLRVFRLLKIALADFLLTAVTDGDITSDKLEDLINSELNERFLQESKFKSGSLLKCVDKENPEGDVAFKDALDTAEKVLPTRWQQAPQRLQTFYTLWEYAESAKLKLGEKGAEDSLLTFTLNEQEISELLLQSGVKFQLVGADSIYLTINAQQFQRCAISSIREAIGIAKGLMESRLNGDEKVDWLILSGKTCNLDLVKTQIYQEFSKSPYFIWNPERITFVLEFTKLATSAGACYAEKLRRLRFDPEASKSLLRKGANQLEIDVKNLFYYLPCNFKRKTQTQELLSIFNAGQELYQLIPWESVAKVRTTWQGIQLTNIIYRQDYQDGELRLWGSFDGKTLMENLRMEEAEFLKKIQVQFEIDQTLQFTVLLCQGSPHYLIDVPGIDINSVIDSHSTGSDIFVDGKLKWNIALIGDYDNLKDGDIAINVLESATVDQPDAYHLVFAVDNSQNQILETFHYLQDGSKETGKGLISSPLPPFPQNGQHNFYICQTDSLTKTKKWIRIGSLSKPEISTDYPCQYYVTLDSKGILRMHPGAVPYWISHSLESLQQPGCVYYSELELQPNEIDRERDPFCGVH comes from the coding sequence ATGAACAATTTTGAACTAGACACTTACCTTAACCGATTAAGTCAGAAACTAAGTGAAAAACTAAATGAAGACTCTAACAAGAGATTTCCAGGCTGGTTGGCAGTAGATTTTGGCACTTCTAACTCTACAGTAACGATGTTTGACCCTATTGAAGTACCAATTGCAGAAACCCTACCCAGAGAACAAGAAGTAAGACTGCGTCAGCGGTTAGGGGAATGGTTAAACTCACCTCCCCATTTAGCTCTACCAGATATTGGTGGGAACGAATGGGAAAAATTCCTGGTCAATCTGGGTAGGAATTTGGAAATTCCACCAGAAACAATAGGGGAAATTTTTGAAAACGACCATAAAGACAAATTTCTAGAAGCTCTTCGTCAAATTGAACTATGTTTGGGAAACAGTGAAAGATTTCGTCGCGCTGTCAGTAAAAAACTCTATCAAATATATCATGAGGTTTTTCGCGTTCCTACCCTAGAGTCGCAAAATTTGATTCCAGTGGTTTTGGATTTTAATAGAAGACAAACAGAAATTCCTAGTGAAATAGAAATCTGTAAAATACAACCATTGAAATTGCAAATGGGTAGAGCTGCAAGAGATAACCGCAAAAAGGCGATCGCCCAGGGTACAATTAATTCACTTAAAGATATTATTAGTAGATTTCATCATTCACCAAAAAGATATTTTGGGCAAAATCGGACTTTTCCTGTGGTGATAAATGAGGGAGAAAAAAATGATCTAGAAAATAATAACATTGAAGTTCACCAATTAATTCAAGCAGCGTGGGGACACCTAATTGAATTAACTGAAGACTATCGTCAACGTGCAGGTAGAAGATTTTCTCAAGGGGACTTTTTGACAGCGGTGGTCACCTATCCCACAGTTGCTCCTCCGGTGGTGCGAAAGGAGATTAAAGCACTAGTAGAGGAATTAGGGTTAGATGATGTGCAAACGGCCTATGACGAAGCTGTTTCCGTAGCCATATTCTTTTTATGGCGAGAATTTGGTGGTAATTTGAATATTGGTATTGAATCATTTAAAACCCGTTGTCGTCAGGAAAAAAATAACTGGTCCCAAAATGTTCTGGTATTGGACATTGGTGGGGGTACGACCGACCTAGCATTAATCAAACTCACCCTAGAAGATAAAACTCCTGTTTTTGCCAATAGTGAGGATAGAGGTTTGGGAGGACGTTATTATAAACTGACACCAAAATTATTGGGTTCTTCAGGACATTTACAATTAGGTGGGGAATTAATCACCTTACGAGTTTTTCGATTGTTAAAAATTGCCCTGGCTGATTTTTTATTAACAGCGGTTACCGATGGCGATATAACCAGTGATAAGCTAGAGGACTTAATTAATTCAGAACTCAACGAGCGCTTTTTACAAGAGAGCAAATTTAAAAGTGGCAGTTTATTAAAATGTGTGGACAAAGAGAATCCAGAAGGGGATGTTGCTTTCAAAGACGCTTTAGACACCGCTGAAAAAGTCTTACCAACTCGATGGCAACAAGCTCCTCAACGTCTCCAAACCTTCTATACTCTGTGGGAATATGCAGAATCCGCCAAATTAAAATTAGGGGAGAAAGGAGCTGAAGATAGTTTATTAACCTTTACCCTCAATGAGCAAGAAATTAGCGAGTTGCTTTTACAAAGTGGTGTGAAATTTCAACTGGTTGGTGCTGATTCTATTTACCTAACTATAAACGCCCAACAATTTCAACGTTGTGCTATTTCTAGTATTAGAGAAGCCATAGGAATCGCCAAAGGACTGATGGAAAGTCGTTTAAATGGAGATGAAAAGGTAGATTGGTTAATTCTCTCAGGTAAAACTTGTAATCTGGATTTGGTGAAAACCCAAATTTACCAAGAATTTAGCAAATCTCCCTACTTTATCTGGAATCCCGAACGGATTACTTTTGTCCTAGAATTTACTAAATTAGCAACTTCTGCTGGTGCTTGTTACGCGGAAAAATTAAGAAGGTTAAGATTTGATCCGGAAGCTTCTAAAAGTTTACTGCGCAAGGGAGCAAATCAGCTGGAAATAGATGTGAAAAATCTATTTTATTATTTACCCTGCAACTTCAAGCGCAAAACCCAAACTCAGGAATTATTATCTATTTTTAATGCTGGACAAGAACTCTATCAACTTATCCCTTGGGAAAGTGTCGCTAAAGTAAGAACAACTTGGCAAGGTATTCAATTAACTAATATCATCTATCGTCAAGATTACCAAGATGGGGAATTACGTCTTTGGGGTAGTTTTGATGGTAAAACTCTCATGGAAAATTTGAGGATGGAAGAAGCTGAATTTCTCAAAAAAATTCAAGTCCAATTTGAAATTGACCAAACTCTCCAATTTACTGTTTTACTCTGTCAAGGTAGTCCCCATTATTTAATAGATGTGCCAGGAATTGATATCAATTCTGTCATTGACTCCCATTCAACTGGTTCTGATATATTTGTTGATGGAAAATTAAAATGGAATATTGCCCTTATAGGCGATTATGACAATTTAAAAGATGGTGATATTGCTATCAATGTCCTAGAATCTGCTACAGTGGATCAACCGGATGCCTATCATTTAGTCTTTGCAGTTGACAACAGTCAAAATCAGATATTAGAAACGTTTCATTACTTACAAGATGGAAGCAAAGAAACTGGAAAGGGATTAATTAGTAGTCCTTTACCACCATTTCCCCAAAATGGTCAACATAATTTCTATATCTGTCAAACCGATAGTTTGACCAAAACTAAAAAATGGATCCGTATTGGATCCCTTAGCAAACCAGAAATCTCTACGGATTACCCTTGTCAATACTATGTCACCCTAGATAGTAAGGGAATATTAAGAATGCACCCAGGAGCAGTTCCCTATTGGATATCCCATAGTCTGGAATCTTTACAACAACCAGGATGTGTTTACTATAGTGAATTGGAATTACAACCCAATGAAATCGATAGGGAACGAGACCCATTTTGTGGTGTGCATTAA
- a CDS encoding dynamin family protein: MELDKLTRFQDYAEFILRKIDSVPLHLSEQEDWIPSRLDECLLQLRGAAEKTVEMANSPVKIGVMGEFSSGKSLLLGSLIGYADALPVSENPTTGNVTAIHIQLQENFSTTQVTSYSVEYLSHEGVNECLHFMLSEANRRAVAAGLPPLQVGKIKTGKDISSWCEEAWQSSNNLELRYLLRELVLFLRSYQAYGESLCDKTYTIDAKTAKNGLQLVELPMAIQTLRFEDLPPAHIRLPKAPQILPSQLLQNSFPLIRRVDIQVKISREIWDLTGAEEFVLLDFPGLGAANSGARDTFLSLRELAQVQTILVLLNGKSPGSDRANKIFTMMQQQRPGQDLKDLILVGVGRFDQLPLENEGGERILDSLIAEEYHDKALETEVVLENLKILETIIDSGRAFTSEDDRIVLLSPLLGLAELSKRSTKVKAGSDEFLANIDYPDYLERPKKLQEKWGRLSQKLLSQDSRSILGRQLDYFARDGGVSKLRELIQNHVNTHGLKQLYEDTRRGADLIRQQQEQLKDIVAEIQAQGVPAADSQALVDLRLAIESLDKVYRNFRRDLGKEPLKDRRGLVVSSLIKDELTYQILSWNQWTLFFNKLQGGRIALVESKGAAGKLFDRADRGTKVNNTLPTKSDDFYPVFAQTIKDMEKFARDCIRQSVIDLLVKLTNTINLESEKLALNPELEELMEDKFGAEAADLFYRLLLASKPNQWKEAIIEEIENQDKPIIPENIFPLAKQDEKHDTGQVFDWSVERSQYLSSSTNHQVFILRLRDEIITSASLHLIQYVSEVNRQINLELEGILDQIIPSLQNLLKKEELLRYIAAGDTTLELTIPTWLEILSDIASIDQQHIYEYT; encoded by the coding sequence ATGGAACTAGACAAATTAACCAGGTTTCAAGACTACGCTGAATTTATCCTTCGTAAAATTGACTCTGTACCTCTCCATCTGTCTGAGCAGGAAGATTGGATTCCCTCCCGTTTAGATGAATGTTTACTGCAGTTACGAGGTGCTGCTGAAAAAACAGTGGAAATGGCTAACTCTCCTGTGAAAATTGGTGTCATGGGCGAGTTTAGCAGTGGCAAAAGTTTGTTGTTGGGTAGTTTAATTGGTTATGCGGATGCTCTACCAGTTAGTGAAAATCCTACGACGGGAAATGTCACTGCTATTCATATTCAACTACAGGAGAATTTTAGTACTACTCAAGTAACTAGTTATAGTGTTGAGTATTTATCTCATGAGGGTGTGAACGAATGTTTACATTTTATGTTATCGGAAGCCAATCGCCGTGCGGTTGCTGCTGGGTTACCACCTTTACAGGTTGGTAAAATTAAAACTGGTAAGGATATTTCTTCCTGGTGTGAAGAAGCTTGGCAAAGCTCTAATAATTTGGAACTGCGCTATTTATTACGAGAGTTAGTATTATTTTTACGTTCTTATCAAGCTTATGGTGAATCTCTATGTGATAAAACCTATACTATTGATGCCAAAACTGCCAAAAATGGTCTACAGTTAGTTGAATTGCCTATGGCAATTCAAACGTTACGATTTGAGGATTTACCTCCAGCTCATATTAGATTGCCCAAAGCGCCACAAATTTTGCCATCCCAATTATTACAAAATAGTTTTCCCTTGATTCGGAGAGTGGATATTCAGGTGAAAATATCTAGGGAAATTTGGGATTTGACCGGAGCAGAAGAATTTGTTCTGTTGGATTTTCCTGGGTTGGGTGCAGCCAATTCCGGTGCTAGAGATACTTTTCTTTCTTTACGAGAATTAGCTCAGGTACAAACTATTTTGGTGCTATTAAATGGCAAATCCCCAGGGAGCGATCGCGCCAATAAGATATTTACGATGATGCAGCAACAGCGTCCAGGTCAAGATTTAAAGGATTTAATTTTGGTAGGGGTAGGACGTTTCGATCAATTACCTTTAGAGAATGAAGGGGGGGAAAGGATTTTAGACAGTCTAATTGCTGAAGAATACCATGATAAAGCTTTAGAAACTGAAGTAGTTTTAGAAAATTTAAAAATTTTGGAAACTATTATTGATAGTGGGAGAGCTTTTACCAGTGAAGATGACAGAATTGTTCTATTATCGCCATTGTTGGGGTTAGCGGAATTATCCAAACGTTCAACTAAGGTGAAAGCTGGTTCAGATGAATTTTTGGCAAATATAGATTATCCCGATTATCTGGAACGACCAAAAAAATTACAAGAAAAATGGGGGAGGTTAAGCCAGAAATTATTAAGCCAGGATTCCCGCAGTATTTTGGGTAGACAATTGGATTATTTTGCTCGGGATGGAGGTGTGAGCAAGTTAAGGGAATTGATTCAAAATCATGTGAATACCCATGGGTTAAAACAGTTATATGAAGATACTCGCAGAGGGGCGGATCTTATTCGTCAACAACAGGAACAATTGAAAGATATTGTGGCTGAAATTCAGGCCCAGGGCGTACCTGCTGCTGATAGTCAAGCCCTAGTTGATTTGCGATTGGCTATTGAGAGTTTGGATAAAGTCTACCGTAATTTTCGTAGGGATTTGGGTAAGGAACCTCTAAAAGATAGACGTGGTTTAGTAGTTAGTAGTCTTATCAAAGATGAATTAACTTATCAAATTCTCAGCTGGAATCAGTGGACTTTATTTTTTAATAAATTGCAAGGTGGTAGAATTGCCTTGGTAGAATCTAAAGGTGCGGCGGGGAAATTATTTGATCGTGCAGATCGTGGAACCAAGGTTAATAATACATTGCCCACGAAAAGTGATGATTTCTATCCCGTTTTTGCCCAAACTATTAAAGATATGGAAAAATTTGCTAGAGATTGTATTAGGCAATCTGTAATAGATTTATTGGTCAAATTAACTAATACCATCAATTTGGAGTCAGAAAAATTAGCGCTCAATCCCGAACTGGAAGAATTGATGGAAGATAAGTTTGGAGCAGAAGCAGCAGACCTATTCTATAGACTGTTGTTAGCATCAAAACCAAATCAATGGAAGGAGGCAATTATTGAGGAAATAGAGAATCAAGATAAACCCATAATACCGGAAAATATATTTCCCCTAGCCAAACAGGATGAGAAGCATGATACAGGACAAGTATTTGATTGGTCTGTGGAAAGAAGTCAATATTTGTCTAGCAGTACAAATCACCAAGTTTTTATTTTACGATTAAGAGATGAAATTATTACTAGTGCTAGTTTACATTTGATTCAATATGTGAGCGAAGTAAACCGACAGATAAATTTAGAATTGGAGGGAATCTTAGATCAAATCATCCCCAGTTTGCAAAACTTATTGAAAAAAGAAGAACTACTTAGATATATTGCTGCTGGAGACACAACCTTAGAATTGACCATACCTACCTGGTTGGAAATTCTTAGTGATATTGCATCTATTGACCAGCAACATATCTATGAGTACACTTAA
- a CDS encoding pentapeptide repeat-containing protein, whose translation MDNQSSPSPQPQKTKSLALPARRLLAWLAEITLVTASGVIPFSVGAYINSQTDLQRTPLNPVLAGIERAIAQPLALPVNYGIRNVASPTNFLWSMGLLTPITLAGWQLYLLATTGSTLVKKKLGIKVVNKEGKPPGVKAIIIREGIGRWGIPASIAYVLWRYSFAFPNLELFTFLVLVMVIAESIGINSRKHPRAIHDQLADTYTIDINIAIPGKQLRESSPSHPITNFTFNFPPNLTLIVAGATGMIALLSTLVGTQIYIQNQANQRQTQLVNNQNFLELSKQINPQSGTSIEERQRAILAMGGVNDLQSIKYLVDLLTKETDSSILNTIQQALSNIGITSIPELKRVNQFIGKEIKSGAISGSVGEQLLNINQQTINKILAIYSGKTHDLDLTGIQLGPQNAEENSQFQLVLENVDLSGLILKSASLNQSSFKGSRFRSVGEDGRWDTYDDIIADLSKAQLKRSNLSNANLSRVLMSRVNLSRSVLNRANLASSKLIDANLSSAQLVGSDLQQATLQDAVLTGADISGAQLQEADLYAAQLARVSAIGSQLSHANLTKTNWQGADLSESYLNHANLNSANFSAANLSGAILRYANMTNTNLRSADISRADLRGANLEGTDFQGAILFPGKQDPKDRFVETSDLGSQAAIVQGVDFSNAKNLDVQQLAFICTNRGIHPRCP comes from the coding sequence ATGGATAATCAATCTAGTCCGTCTCCTCAACCACAAAAAACCAAATCCCTAGCCCTACCAGCAAGACGTTTGCTCGCTTGGTTAGCAGAAATAACCTTAGTGACAGCTAGTGGAGTGATTCCCTTTAGTGTTGGGGCTTATATTAATTCCCAAACCGATTTACAAAGAACACCTTTAAATCCAGTTTTAGCAGGAATAGAAAGAGCGATCGCACAGCCATTGGCCCTACCAGTTAATTATGGCATTCGCAATGTAGCCAGTCCCACCAATTTTTTATGGAGTATGGGGTTGTTAACACCTATTACTCTTGCAGGTTGGCAATTATACTTATTAGCCACAACAGGTAGCACCCTTGTCAAAAAGAAGTTAGGAATCAAGGTAGTTAACAAAGAAGGAAAACCCCCCGGTGTTAAAGCCATTATCATTCGTGAGGGAATAGGGCGTTGGGGTATTCCAGCGAGTATAGCTTATGTGTTGTGGCGTTATAGTTTTGCCTTTCCTAACCTGGAACTATTTACATTTTTAGTTCTAGTAATGGTAATAGCAGAAAGTATAGGTATTAATTCTCGCAAACACCCTCGTGCCATCCATGATCAGTTAGCTGATACATACACCATAGATATTAATATAGCAATCCCTGGTAAACAACTAAGAGAAAGTTCCCCATCTCACCCCATCACCAATTTTACCTTTAACTTTCCCCCCAATCTGACTTTGATTGTAGCCGGTGCAACGGGTATGATAGCCCTATTATCAACCCTGGTGGGTACACAAATATATATTCAAAACCAAGCCAATCAAAGACAAACCCAGCTGGTAAACAATCAAAACTTCCTAGAACTGAGCAAACAAATTAACCCCCAGTCTGGTACTAGCATTGAGGAACGCCAACGAGCAATTCTTGCCATGGGTGGAGTTAACGATCTCCAGTCAATCAAGTATCTAGTAGATTTACTGACTAAAGAAACCGATTCCAGCATATTGAATACTATCCAACAAGCATTATCCAATATAGGAATCACATCCATACCGGAACTAAAACGGGTCAACCAGTTCATTGGCAAAGAAATCAAATCCGGTGCTATTTCTGGTAGTGTGGGGGAACAACTGTTAAACATCAACCAACAGACCATCAACAAAATATTAGCCATTTATAGTGGCAAAACTCACGACTTAGACTTAACAGGGATTCAATTAGGTCCGCAAAATGCCGAAGAAAATTCTCAATTTCAATTAGTGCTAGAAAATGTAGATTTATCCGGGTTGATACTTAAATCTGCCAGTCTTAACCAATCTAGTTTTAAAGGCAGTCGTTTTCGCAGTGTGGGAGAAGATGGTCGTTGGGACACCTACGATGATATTATAGCCGACTTGAGTAAAGCCCAACTAAAAAGATCCAATCTATCCAACGCCAATCTCAGTCGAGTTTTAATGAGTCGTGTAAATCTAAGTCGTTCGGTGTTAAACAGAGCAAATCTAGCAAGTAGCAAGTTGATAGATGCCAACCTTAGCAGTGCCCAACTTGTAGGTTCAGATCTACAACAAGCGACCTTGCAAGATGCCGTTCTCACCGGAGCAGATATTAGCGGTGCACAGCTACAAGAAGCCGATTTATATGCTGCTCAATTGGCTCGGGTTTCTGCTATAGGATCCCAACTTTCCCATGCCAACTTAACTAAAACTAATTGGCAAGGTGCAGACCTCTCCGAATCTTATTTAAATCATGCCAACTTAAACAGTGCTAATTTTAGTGCTGCCAATCTTTCTGGTGCTATTTTGCGTTATGCTAACATGACTAACACAAACCTACGCAGTGCTGATATTAGTCGTGCTGATTTAAGAGGGGCAAATTTGGAAGGTACGGATTTTCAGGGAGCGATCTTATTTCCTGGTAAACAGGATCCTAAAGATAGATTTGTAGAAACCTCAGATCTTGGTTCCCAAGCAGCTATTGTTCAGGGTGTAGATTTTAGCAATGCTAAAAACTTAGATGTTCAACAATTAGCCTTCATTTGCACCAATAGAGGAATTCATCCTCGTTGTCCATAA
- a CDS encoding cobalt-precorrin-6A reductase produces MIRVLILGGTGDAIEITNKINQIPEIQAIASWAGRTKNPVMPPNVRIGGFGGVPGLVEYLREQKIDIVIDGSHPFADRISWNADTAAREVGIPRLLFHRPGWEKEPGDNWIEVENNREAAVILDKQRVSHQVFKNQINPIKRVFLTIGRQEIGAFAHLEEIWFLMRMIDPPEVDSKIPRGEILFNRGPFDLRDEREICTRYNIDAIVSKNSGGSATYPKIIAAREMGIPVVMVKRPPLPPGEQVTDVEGVINWLIDKIR; encoded by the coding sequence ATGATACGCGTTTTAATTCTTGGTGGTACCGGTGATGCCATAGAAATCACTAACAAAATAAATCAAATTCCGGAAATACAGGCGATCGCATCGTGGGCGGGTCGAACCAAGAATCCGGTTATGCCCCCTAACGTGCGCATTGGCGGTTTTGGGGGTGTACCTGGGTTAGTAGAATATTTACGGGAACAGAAAATTGATATTGTAATTGATGGGAGTCATCCGTTTGCGGATAGGATATCTTGGAATGCGGACACAGCAGCTAGAGAGGTAGGGATTCCCCGATTATTATTTCATCGTCCAGGTTGGGAAAAAGAACCGGGGGATAATTGGATTGAAGTAGAGAACAATAGGGAAGCTGCGGTCATTTTAGATAAGCAGAGAGTGAGTCACCAAGTTTTTAAAAACCAAATCAACCCAATCAAAAGAGTTTTTTTAACCATAGGTAGACAAGAAATAGGAGCTTTTGCTCATCTAGAGGAAATATGGTTTTTAATGCGAATGATTGATCCTCCAGAGGTAGATAGTAAGATTCCGCGTGGAGAGATATTATTCAATAGAGGACCCTTTGATTTGAGAGACGAAAGAGAGATTTGCACCCGATATAATATAGATGCGATCGTCAGTAAAAACAGTGGGGGGAGCGCCACCTACCCAAAAATTATAGCAGCAAGGGAGATGGGTATACCAGTGGTGATGGTAAAGCGTCCACCCCTACCACCTGGAGAACAGGTAACAGATGTGGAAGGTGTGATCAATTGGCTAATAGATAAAATAAGGTAG
- a CDS encoding amino acid permease produces the protein MPEKNFPDQSTRLFSHLKFDGERLNHQPGSLLGSTALITGTTIGAGILALPAVTLPSGVLPSNVAICLVWLYTLLSGLLIAEITVNVMSMEGIAHIGFLAIVEKKLGNLGARIAGAAYLIEHYAILVAYISRGGDILISTFAKICNLDQDLPHWLGTTTFTILFGGMLYWGKEKFVEKLNNVLVGIVIVSFMGILFLGVGHIKTSLFLFQNWTAVGGAISVICVTLFYQNIVPVVVTQLEGDIPKIRKSIIIGSGIPLILFLCWNTVILGSVNFEFWQINQPNGSIFDPLQVLQAGGAGEVLAIILTVFSEFAIVTSFIGFVYGLIDFFQDLYRLNQMKISRLPIFSLVLLPPLGLGTINPYIFFIAIEYSGILTVSILGAIIPAIVSWQQRQKLPNSIYQSLIPGGKITLAMMIIIAVTLMTKQVIEIISLIQINIPTLFYLLAN, from the coding sequence ATGCCAGAAAAAAATTTCCCAGACCAAAGCACCCGATTGTTTTCTCACCTCAAATTTGATGGAGAGCGATTAAATCATCAACCGGGTAGCCTTTTAGGTAGCACAGCTTTAATCACTGGAACTACCATTGGTGCTGGTATTCTTGCCCTACCTGCAGTTACCCTACCTTCAGGTGTATTACCTTCTAATGTTGCCATTTGTCTGGTTTGGCTCTACACCCTATTATCGGGGTTACTAATTGCAGAAATTACTGTAAATGTGATGAGTATGGAGGGAATTGCTCACATTGGTTTTTTGGCAATTGTGGAAAAAAAATTGGGTAATTTAGGAGCAAGAATAGCAGGTGCTGCTTATTTAATTGAGCATTATGCTATTTTGGTGGCATATATTAGTCGAGGGGGAGATATCCTCATATCTACTTTTGCCAAAATATGCAATTTAGATCAGGATTTACCCCATTGGTTAGGTACAACAACTTTTACTATATTATTTGGAGGGATGTTGTATTGGGGGAAAGAGAAATTTGTGGAAAAATTAAATAATGTGTTGGTAGGAATTGTGATTGTTTCCTTTATGGGAATATTATTTTTGGGGGTTGGTCATATAAAAACTTCTCTATTCTTGTTCCAAAATTGGACCGCTGTGGGTGGTGCTATTTCAGTTATTTGTGTGACTCTTTTTTATCAGAATATTGTTCCTGTGGTAGTGACTCAATTGGAAGGAGATATCCCCAAAATTAGAAAATCTATTATCATTGGTTCTGGTATTCCTCTAATTTTATTTCTTTGCTGGAATACTGTTATTTTGGGCAGTGTGAATTTTGAATTTTGGCAAATAAATCAACCTAACGGATCTATTTTCGATCCCTTACAAGTTTTACAAGCAGGGGGAGCAGGAGAAGTTTTGGCGATCATATTAACTGTGTTCTCGGAATTTGCTATTGTCACATCCTTTATTGGTTTTGTCTATGGATTGATTGATTTCTTTCAGGATCTTTACCGTCTCAATCAGATGAAAATTTCCCGGTTACCTATTTTCTCTCTGGTGCTGCTTCCACCCCTGGGTTTGGGCACAATCAACCCCTACATCTTTTTTATAGCTATAGAATATAGTGGGATCCTCACTGTTTCAATTTTGGGTGCTATTATTCCCGCAATTGTTAGTTGGCAACAACGACAAAAACTACCAAATTCTATTTACCAGTCCCTGATTCCCGGTGGGAAAATCACATTGGCTATGATGATCATCATAGCAGTAACTCTAATGACAAAACAAGTTATAGAAATTATTTCTCTAATACAAATAAATATCCCTACCTTATTTTATCTATTAGCCAATTGA